A genomic window from bacterium includes:
- a CDS encoding alkaline phosphatase family protein has translation MKALVLGLDCAAPALLFDRYADDLPVLSALRRRGAWGAMQSCDPPITVPAWTVMASSQDPGRLGIYGFRHRKPSTYTEGYTVSSTSITVPRIWDYLGQRGKNVIVVGVPPSYPPRPVRGCLVSCFMTPDGRPWTYPASLGEELRGLVGRYKADVLFRKDDRDRVLAETVDMTEQHFAILKQLLKTKPWDLAWFVEIGLDRIHHAFWKFFDPTHPGYVPGNKYERVGLEYYRLLDSRIGEILSLLNDQTAVLVISDHGAKAMRGAFCVNQWLAREGHLAFHEEPSTPIPLEQAPIDWSRTRAWGWGGYYARIFLNVRGREPSGVIASEDYERERDRLAASLAAVCDPSGRVMDTRVFKPERLYPVRRGDPPDLLVYFDDLSWRSAGTVGHPDMYLSENDTGPDDAVHDYDGIFILHDPRRASGGHGRLDILDVAPTVLTLMDEPVPPAMQGRPSEVVG, from the coding sequence ATGAAAGCACTCGTGCTGGGTCTCGATTGCGCCGCCCCCGCCCTATTGTTCGACCGCTATGCGGACGACTTGCCGGTGCTCTCGGCGCTCCGCCGCCGGGGCGCATGGGGCGCCATGCAGAGCTGCGATCCGCCGATCACCGTGCCGGCTTGGACGGTCATGGCATCGAGCCAGGATCCCGGGCGGCTGGGCATCTACGGGTTCCGCCATCGGAAGCCATCCACTTACACCGAAGGATACACGGTCTCGTCCACCTCGATCACGGTCCCGCGGATCTGGGACTACCTTGGACAGCGGGGAAAGAATGTCATCGTGGTCGGCGTGCCGCCGTCATATCCGCCGCGGCCGGTCCGGGGTTGCCTCGTGTCGTGTTTCATGACGCCCGACGGCCGGCCGTGGACGTACCCGGCCTCGCTCGGCGAGGAGCTCCGCGGGTTGGTGGGTCGCTACAAAGCGGACGTGTTGTTCCGCAAGGACGACCGCGATCGGGTGCTGGCGGAGACCGTGGACATGACCGAGCAGCACTTTGCAATCCTCAAGCAGCTTCTCAAGACCAAGCCGTGGGACCTCGCGTGGTTCGTCGAGATCGGGCTGGATCGCATTCACCACGCGTTCTGGAAATTCTTCGACCCCACCCATCCGGGCTATGTGCCCGGCAATAAGTACGAGCGCGTGGGGCTCGAATACTATCGACTGCTAGATTCTCGCATCGGCGAAATCTTGTCCCTGCTGAACGACCAAACGGCTGTGCTGGTGATCTCCGACCACGGCGCCAAAGCGATGCGCGGCGCCTTCTGCGTCAACCAGTGGCTCGCCCGTGAAGGGCATCTGGCGTTTCACGAGGAGCCGAGCACTCCGATACCTCTCGAGCAGGCGCCGATCGACTGGTCCCGCACCCGCGCGTGGGGGTGGGGCGGATACTACGCGCGGATCTTTCTCAACGTCCGCGGTCGCGAGCCGTCGGGAGTGATCGCCTCCGAGGACTATGAGCGCGAGCGCGATCGCCTGGCCGCCTCTCTCGCCGCCGTTTGCGACCCATCGGGGCGTGTGATGGACACCCGGGTGTTCAAGCCCGAGCGGTTGTACCCCGTGCGGCGTGGCGATCCGCCGGATCTCCTCGTGTATTTCGACGATCTGTCGTGGCGGTCGGCCGGCACCGTCGGTCATCCGGATATGTACTTGAGCGAAAACGACACCGGCCCGGACGATGCCGTGCACGACTACGACGGGATCTTCATCCTGCACGACCCCCGCCGGGCGTCCGGCGGCCACGGGCGCCTGGACATCCTGGACGTCGCGCCGACGGTGCTGACGCTGATGGACGAACCGGTCCCTCCGGCGATGCAGGGACGCCCCTCGGAGGTGGTCGGGTAA
- a CDS encoding PEP-CTERM sorting domain-containing protein (PEP-CTERM proteins occur, often in large numbers, in the proteomes of bacteria that also encode an exosortase, a predicted intramembrane cysteine proteinase. The presence of a PEP-CTERM domain at a protein's C-terminus predicts cleavage within the sorting domain, followed by covalent anchoring to some some component of the (usually Gram-negative) cell surface. Many PEP-CTERM proteins exhibit an unusual sequence composition that includes large numbers of potential glycosylation sites. Expression of one such protein has been shown restore the ability of a bacterium to form floc, a type of biofilm.): MGRFLVVLVPLLVIVGSASASTIDLTYTNLMGLPQGTITFGTVDVTSGSLLWTADSFSFGGITYTPVGTNVQCWDTTTTGRTACTADGFGKTLNTFSLSNGSCTPNSVNGNGKFCNPWTDLTADTTGGYVMHAKYTSSNGGSCTGWFGSFAPSGQTGTNGCNLSAVPEPGTALLVVTALPGFVGLIVARRRQFFRPHA, translated from the coding sequence GTGGGTAGATTTCTGGTGGTTCTTGTGCCACTGTTGGTAATCGTAGGCTCGGCGTCAGCCTCGACAATCGACCTGACGTACACAAACTTGATGGGCCTGCCGCAGGGCACGATTACCTTCGGTACGGTCGACGTTACTAGCGGCAGCCTTTTGTGGACGGCCGACAGTTTTTCGTTTGGTGGTATTACCTATACGCCAGTCGGCACGAATGTGCAGTGCTGGGATACGACGACGACTGGAAGAACGGCGTGCACCGCCGACGGTTTCGGCAAGACACTAAACACCTTCAGCCTCAGCAACGGTTCATGCACGCCAAATTCCGTCAACGGCAATGGAAAGTTTTGTAACCCTTGGACCGATTTGACGGCCGATACAACCGGCGGCTACGTTATGCACGCTAAGTACACCTCATCAAACGGCGGTTCCTGCACGGGATGGTTTGGAAGCTTTGCGCCCAGCGGTCAAACCGGAACCAACGGCTGCAACCTCAGCGCCGTTCCGGAGCCGGGAACAGCGTTGCTTGTCGTAACGGCTCTCCCGGGTTTCGTCGGGCTCATCGTGGCGCGTCGTCGGCAGTTCTTCCGTCCGCACGCTTGA
- the xrtA gene encoding exosortase A: MAAAWVAGVAGALAILYARTIWDLVLQWRSDDNASHGFLIPFLSAYLIWERRDQLRRATARVAPAAFVLLLTGTVVFILGQAATFGYPSRLSLVISLAGLVAFLYGPQVFRLAAFPLAYLLFMIPLPVPLLNIVAFPLQLLAARTATTALDLMNVPVLRDGNIIDLPTIRLEVTEACSGIRSLVALLALAAFFAYLKRKTWQERLALTLAAIPIAIIANAARIATTGVLVQLFGAQAGRGFYHMFSGWVIFLVAFGLLAGTECLLPRMRPGGALS, translated from the coding sequence GTGGCTGCCGCGTGGGTTGCGGGTGTGGCCGGCGCGCTGGCTATTCTGTACGCCCGAACTATTTGGGACCTCGTGCTGCAATGGCGCTCGGACGATAACGCGTCCCACGGGTTCCTGATCCCGTTTCTCTCAGCGTATCTTATCTGGGAGAGACGCGACCAGCTCCGGCGAGCCACCGCGCGCGTGGCCCCCGCCGCCTTCGTCTTGCTCCTGACCGGGACAGTCGTGTTCATCCTCGGGCAAGCAGCCACATTCGGATACCCGTCGCGCCTGTCGCTTGTCATTTCGCTCGCAGGACTGGTCGCTTTCCTCTACGGCCCCCAGGTGTTCCGGTTGGCGGCGTTTCCCCTCGCCTACCTGCTGTTCATGATTCCACTGCCCGTGCCGCTCCTCAATATCGTCGCCTTTCCGCTCCAACTGCTGGCGGCTCGAACGGCCACGACCGCCCTGGATCTCATGAACGTACCGGTGCTGCGCGACGGCAACATCATCGATTTGCCGACAATACGACTCGAGGTCACGGAGGCCTGCAGCGGTATCCGCTCGCTCGTGGCGCTGCTCGCCCTCGCCGCCTTCTTCGCCTACCTCAAGCGGAAGACATGGCAGGAACGCCTCGCCCTCACGCTCGCAGCCATTCCTATCGCGATTATCGCGAACGCGGCCAGGATCGCGACCACGGGGGTCTTGGTTCAACTCTTCGGTGCGCAGGCCGGTCGCGGCTTCTATCACATGTTTTCGGGCTGGGTCATCTTCCTCGTAGCATTCGGATTGCTGGCCGGAACCGAGTGCTTGCTGCCGCGGATGCGACCGGGCGGAGCGCTCTCGTGA
- the cysC gene encoding adenylyl-sulfate kinase — protein MNGCAIWLTGIPASGKTTLAGLLAERLRRAGARVEILDGDEIRKGLSRDLGFSKADREEHNRRVIFVAKLLARNGVVTIIPLISPYRAVRAEARREIPAFVEVWVRCSLSEAIRRDPKGLYRKALAGEITDLTGLQDTYEAPEAPDLIVDTDQISPEEAATRILDAAAEREFVPREALAFS, from the coding sequence ATGAACGGATGCGCGATCTGGCTGACCGGGATTCCAGCGTCGGGCAAGACGACGCTGGCCGGGTTGCTCGCCGAGCGTCTCAGACGTGCCGGGGCGCGCGTTGAGATCCTCGACGGAGACGAGATCCGCAAGGGACTGAGCAGAGACCTGGGTTTCTCCAAGGCAGACCGGGAGGAGCACAACCGGCGAGTGATCTTCGTGGCGAAACTTCTCGCGCGCAACGGGGTGGTCACGATCATTCCTCTCATCTCGCCGTATCGCGCGGTCCGCGCCGAAGCGCGCCGTGAGATTCCCGCATTCGTCGAGGTGTGGGTGCGGTGCAGCCTGAGCGAGGCGATCCGGCGCGACCCGAAAGGCCTGTACCGAAAGGCGCTCGCCGGAGAAATCACGGACCTCACGGGTTTGCAGGACACGTATGAGGCGCCGGAGGCGCCTGACCTGATCGTCGACACAGACCAAATATCGCCCGAAGAGGCGGCGACCCGCATCCTCGACGCTGCCGCGGAGAGAGAGTTTGTCCCGCGGGAGGCCCTCGCCTTCTCCTGA
- a CDS encoding EpsI family protein codes for MTRSTAALVAIVTLLVTAAAVRAVAETPEMALNAPLGQFPIRIAGWQGSDEFFDPAVVAGLHVNDYLLREYWNAARDSLWFYVAYYGAQPVDTRVHSPAVCLPGAGWVIMHSDLIPIAVADPVSGPAAAPGAIVVNRILIQKGDEKQLVLYWYQIHGQVAAREMRAIGLLAWTAFTRHATDEALVRINAPIGGSLEATSEREVAFVRAMFPTLRRLLPGPAANGG; via the coding sequence GTGACGCGGTCCACGGCGGCGCTCGTGGCAATCGTCACACTGCTCGTGACGGCGGCCGCCGTCCGCGCCGTCGCCGAGACGCCCGAGATGGCCCTCAACGCGCCGCTCGGGCAATTCCCCATACGCATCGCCGGCTGGCAGGGATCTGATGAATTCTTCGATCCCGCGGTCGTTGCCGGCCTGCATGTGAACGACTACCTATTGCGGGAGTACTGGAATGCGGCCCGGGATAGCCTGTGGTTCTACGTGGCCTACTATGGCGCCCAGCCCGTGGATACCCGCGTCCATTCCCCGGCGGTGTGCCTGCCCGGCGCCGGTTGGGTGATCATGCATTCGGACCTGATCCCGATCGCTGTGGCGGATCCGGTGTCCGGACCGGCGGCGGCGCCGGGCGCGATCGTGGTGAACCGAATACTGATTCAGAAAGGCGACGAGAAACAATTAGTCCTGTACTGGTATCAGATTCACGGGCAGGTCGCCGCGCGCGAGATGCGGGCGATTGGCCTGCTGGCCTGGACGGCCTTCACCCGCCACGCTACAGATGAGGCGCTGGTCCGGATTAACGCGCCGATTGGCGGTTCGCTCGAGGCGACAAGCGAGCGTGAGGTCGCGTTCGTGCGAGCGATGTTCCCGACCCTGCGTCGGCTACTCCCCGGCCCGGCCGCGAACGGGGGATGA
- a CDS encoding glycosyltransferase, producing MVPTYNRARELRTAVETLVAQVATVPFEIVVVDNRSSDDTRAVVEGLSGDSRGVVRYVFEGRQGLSAARNAGIAAARGDVIAFVDDDVLADSCWLQRLVDAYEAHPDAWCIGGRVRLQFPGPHPAWFDETSSLLAAYLSRLDLGEETVRLDVPTIIGANLSVRREAFSVLGPFDTRLGRCGASLYGDEDVEFVARVLHSGRGVYYCGQAVIFHIVPRARMTKRWFRNRAYAEGATAGFRAVQSGRQFAAPRFLHEGSILGKDCIKTLAFCAAGDARRAFLHELAVRKRFGHLERILRPAPVRGPAAGLAGL from the coding sequence CGTTGTCGTCGATAACCGCTCCTCCGACGACACCCGGGCGGTAGTGGAAGGGTTGAGCGGTGACTCCCGCGGCGTGGTCCGTTATGTGTTCGAGGGCCGGCAGGGTCTCTCGGCGGCGAGAAACGCCGGGATCGCGGCCGCGCGCGGCGACGTCATCGCCTTCGTCGACGACGACGTTCTTGCCGACTCGTGCTGGCTGCAGCGACTTGTCGACGCCTACGAAGCGCACCCGGACGCCTGGTGTATCGGTGGCCGGGTGCGCTTGCAGTTCCCGGGGCCGCACCCCGCGTGGTTTGACGAAACCTCGTCGCTTCTCGCAGCGTACCTGAGTCGCCTTGATCTCGGAGAAGAGACAGTCAGGCTCGATGTTCCCACAATTATCGGCGCAAATCTCTCCGTACGCCGCGAAGCGTTCTCAGTACTCGGTCCCTTCGACACGCGGCTGGGACGATGCGGAGCGTCACTGTACGGCGACGAGGACGTGGAATTTGTCGCCCGTGTGCTGCACTCGGGGCGCGGCGTCTACTATTGCGGGCAGGCCGTCATCTTCCATATCGTGCCGCGCGCCCGTATGACCAAGAGGTGGTTCCGGAATCGGGCATACGCCGAGGGCGCGACTGCGGGATTCCGTGCGGTTCAAAGCGGCCGGCAGTTCGCCGCGCCTCGATTCCTGCACGAAGGGTCGATTCTCGGCAAGGATTGTATCAAGACGCTGGCATTCTGCGCCGCGGGCGATGCCCGCCGGGCGTTTCTCCATGAGCTCGCCGTGCGGAAGCGGTTCGGGCATCTCGAGCGCATCCTGCGCCCCGCCCCGGTTCGTGGTCCGGCGGCAGGATTGGCCGGTCTCTAA
- a CDS encoding response regulator transcription factor, translating into MAIRVVITDDQTIILSGLKAILKPEPDIQVVGEAVNGHQAVERVAALRPDLVLMDMMMNGEDGATVTKIIRERFPQTAVLVLTAHADQKLFRRAAEAGASGYILKDITPHDLVAAIRAIHAGSAMISPTISKQILQYFSTAKPAADICNAARVFGLTQREVDVLAALVDGLSDKLIGRRLFLSESTVKTHLRSIYRRLRTSNRAQAVAVTVEQKLLEIAP; encoded by the coding sequence ATGGCGATCCGTGTGGTGATCACCGATGATCAGACCATCATCTTGTCGGGGCTCAAGGCCATCCTGAAGCCGGAACCGGATATCCAAGTGGTCGGCGAAGCAGTCAACGGTCACCAGGCGGTCGAAAGAGTCGCGGCGCTGCGGCCGGATCTTGTGCTCATGGATATGATGATGAACGGCGAAGACGGCGCCACGGTCACGAAAATCATCCGAGAGCGCTTTCCGCAGACCGCAGTGCTCGTACTCACCGCCCACGCCGACCAAAAACTGTTCCGCAGAGCGGCCGAGGCTGGGGCGTCGGGTTACATCCTCAAGGATATCACCCCTCACGACCTCGTCGCCGCCATACGGGCGATTCACGCGGGCAGCGCGATGATCAGCCCGACGATTTCCAAACAGATCTTGCAGTACTTCTCGACAGCGAAGCCGGCCGCCGACATCTGCAACGCCGCGCGCGTCTTTGGGTTGACACAGCGAGAGGTCGACGTGCTCGCCGCTCTTGTGGACGGCCTCAGCGACAAGCTGATCGGCCGGCGGCTGTTCCTGTCGGAGTCCACGGTGAAAACCCATCTGCGCTCGATCTACCGCCGGCTCCGCACGAGCAACCGGGCCCAGGCGGTGGCCGTCACCGTCGAGCAAAAACTCCTCGAGATCGCGCCATAA
- a CDS encoding PIG-L deacetylase family protein — MAKSPSFLNGNGHRRMGVAEPHSPASRNGFSRPQPEARVAREFWGRQRLLVIAPHADDEAYGCAGTIAKIKACGGQAYVIVASVGDLQHYNGNGNRRSVSAKTRAAELEASMRLLGVDGYEILFTDSQSHLRLDAVPQRDLIGSLERDATYALDKVRPTMVILPAPSFNQDHVALFTAGLAACRPRLRAHKPFADLVLVSDAPQLGWRPEPFRPDFYVDISEYLGFKLDALGCHASQVRHFPDLGSLPALESLARLRGAEIGVQAAEAYECHRIVL; from the coding sequence ATGGCCAAGAGCCCTTCTTTCTTGAACGGCAACGGCCATCGCAGGATGGGCGTGGCCGAGCCACACTCGCCCGCTTCCCGTAACGGGTTTAGCCGGCCGCAGCCCGAGGCGCGAGTCGCGCGCGAATTCTGGGGGCGGCAGCGGTTGCTCGTGATCGCGCCCCACGCGGACGACGAAGCCTACGGCTGCGCCGGAACGATTGCCAAGATAAAGGCCTGCGGTGGCCAAGCGTACGTGATCGTCGCGTCGGTCGGCGATTTACAACATTACAACGGAAACGGCAACCGCCGCAGCGTGTCGGCGAAGACGCGGGCGGCGGAACTCGAGGCGTCGATGCGGCTCCTCGGTGTCGACGGGTATGAGATCCTGTTTACCGACAGCCAATCGCACCTGCGGTTGGATGCCGTTCCCCAGCGGGATCTCATCGGCAGTCTGGAGCGAGATGCGACCTACGCCCTCGACAAGGTGCGCCCGACGATGGTCATCCTGCCGGCACCCTCATTCAATCAGGACCACGTCGCCCTATTCACAGCGGGACTGGCCGCCTGCCGGCCGCGCTTGCGCGCACACAAACCGTTCGCGGACCTCGTCCTCGTGAGCGACGCCCCCCAGCTGGGGTGGCGCCCCGAGCCGTTCCGGCCCGATTTTTACGTCGACATCAGCGAGTACCTAGGGTTCAAACTCGACGCCCTGGGCTGTCACGCATCCCAGGTGCGGCACTTTCCGGACCTCGGCAGCCTCCCAGCGCTCGAATCCCTCGCGCGCCTGCGGGGCGCGGAAATCGGCGTGCAGGCGGCCGAGGCCTATGAGTGTCACCGCATCGTGCTGTGA
- a CDS encoding tetratricopeptide repeat protein, which translates to MSRLMRRRIALVLVGALVVAAAFGLRQWESPDARASRFLARGTRALAAEQYREAILELRGLILLRPRSAAGFYRLGVAYLKTGDAGSAALALAKSLQIDPSNLDAHVQLGTALLALERPQDAETQARAVLTKNADDGAAHLLLAQSFAAEGRLADGLRETEEAVAATPRPAGAYAVLGALRESMGDLDGAEQAFRQGVAATPTSPDASIALAKFQARHGHWSDAERTLLSASATMPKQAALLIALGDLNAARAKPDDALAAYRKAEALKFGGDAAGVKIATLLMGQARWTEAKAEVAQLLARDPQDPTAHLLAGQQFLTDGDPTAAVKEFQFVLSVQPGLAVPRLLLGRAYLAEHDGKQAREQFVRATELDPAALPPRLALAQLDVQEGHPEAAAAELRAMESVAPNSPVVHATIGDFLVSQRHYAEAIDQYRRVVTAVPHDIPMLLRLGAAYRLAGRPEDAIREFETALAQQPDSVPALTAEAQTYIDTKRGSLALQRVQAQIARTPKTGAFYALLGSIYQAAGDRTRAEDAYFQAIAVDPNTLSAYVMLGTMYAQDKSYSMATAKFREAVRVNPQYAPGYMMLGMIADRQGDTAKARTDYEEALRINPQLAPAQNNLAWSYAQDGADLDKALRLALAAHSAVPDSPEITDTLGWVYYKKGMMGQALPLLQAGVRSRPDSALVHYHLGAAYYRTGNLAQARRELRTALGIGGSFPGADDARHLLKASADQSGG; encoded by the coding sequence GTGTCACGCCTCATGCGTAGGCGAATCGCGCTCGTGCTCGTCGGCGCGCTTGTCGTCGCGGCGGCGTTTGGATTGCGTCAGTGGGAGAGCCCGGACGCGCGGGCCTCGCGGTTCCTGGCCAGGGGTACCCGTGCCCTTGCCGCTGAGCAGTACCGGGAGGCGATCCTGGAGCTGCGCGGTCTCATCCTGCTTCGACCACGATCCGCCGCCGGTTTTTACAGGCTCGGCGTCGCGTACCTGAAGACCGGCGACGCCGGATCGGCCGCGCTCGCGCTCGCCAAGAGCCTGCAAATCGACCCGAGCAATCTCGACGCGCATGTTCAACTGGGAACCGCACTTCTCGCGTTGGAGCGGCCGCAAGACGCGGAGACCCAGGCCCGCGCGGTCTTGACCAAGAACGCGGATGACGGTGCCGCCCACCTACTCCTGGCCCAAAGCTTCGCCGCGGAGGGGCGCCTCGCCGACGGACTTCGCGAAACCGAGGAGGCCGTCGCCGCGACTCCACGACCCGCCGGGGCCTATGCGGTTCTGGGAGCGCTCAGGGAGAGCATGGGAGACCTCGACGGGGCAGAACAGGCCTTCCGTCAAGGTGTTGCGGCGACTCCGACAAGTCCAGACGCGAGCATTGCGCTCGCCAAGTTCCAGGCCCGTCACGGTCACTGGAGCGACGCGGAACGGACACTCCTTAGCGCGTCCGCGACCATGCCCAAGCAGGCGGCGCTCCTGATCGCGCTTGGGGATCTCAACGCCGCCCGAGCGAAACCCGACGACGCGCTCGCAGCCTACCGCAAGGCAGAGGCTCTCAAGTTCGGCGGAGATGCCGCCGGCGTGAAGATCGCGACGCTCCTGATGGGACAGGCTCGATGGACCGAGGCCAAGGCTGAGGTGGCGCAACTTCTGGCGCGCGATCCTCAGGACCCGACGGCCCACCTGCTCGCCGGACAACAGTTCTTGACCGACGGAGATCCGACAGCCGCCGTCAAGGAGTTCCAGTTCGTGTTGTCGGTCCAACCCGGATTAGCCGTGCCGCGGCTGCTTCTCGGTCGCGCCTACCTTGCCGAGCACGACGGTAAGCAGGCGCGGGAGCAGTTCGTCCGCGCGACTGAACTGGACCCCGCGGCCCTGCCTCCACGCCTCGCGTTGGCGCAACTCGACGTCCAGGAGGGCCACCCCGAAGCTGCAGCCGCGGAACTGCGCGCGATGGAATCGGTGGCGCCGAACAGCCCGGTGGTTCACGCGACGATCGGCGACTTTCTAGTGAGCCAGCGGCACTACGCAGAGGCGATTGATCAATACCGCCGGGTGGTCACCGCCGTGCCGCACGATATCCCGATGCTGCTCCGGCTGGGCGCCGCGTACCGGCTGGCCGGGCGTCCGGAGGACGCGATTCGCGAGTTCGAGACCGCGCTTGCCCAGCAGCCCGACTCGGTTCCGGCGCTCACCGCCGAAGCGCAAACCTACATCGACACCAAGCGGGGAAGCCTCGCGCTCCAGCGCGTGCAGGCACAGATCGCGCGCACCCCCAAGACCGGCGCGTTCTACGCGCTGCTCGGATCCATCTATCAGGCCGCGGGAGACCGGACGCGCGCCGAAGACGCGTACTTTCAGGCGATCGCGGTCGATCCCAACACGCTGTCGGCCTATGTGATGCTCGGGACCATGTACGCGCAGGACAAGTCCTACTCGATGGCGACCGCCAAGTTCCGGGAAGCGGTCCGGGTGAATCCGCAGTACGCGCCCGGATACATGATGCTCGGCATGATCGCCGACCGGCAGGGCGATACCGCCAAGGCCCGCACCGACTATGAGGAGGCGCTCCGAATCAACCCGCAGCTGGCGCCGGCGCAGAATAACCTGGCTTGGTCCTACGCGCAGGACGGCGCCGACCTCGACAAGGCGCTGCGACTGGCGCTCGCGGCACATTCGGCAGTGCCGGATTCTCCGGAAATCACCGACACTCTCGGCTGGGTCTACTACAAGAAAGGGATGATGGGCCAAGCCCTCCCGCTTCTGCAGGCCGGCGTACGGAGCAGGCCGGATAGCGCGCTCGTCCACTACCATCTGGGCGCGGCGTACTATCGTACCGGCAATCTTGCGCAGGCCAGGCGGGAGTTGCGCACGGCGCTCGGGATTGGGGGAAGCTTCCCCGGAGCCGACGACGCGCGCCACCTGCTCAAAGCATCAGCGGACCAGAGCGGAGGATAA
- a CDS encoding CopG family transcriptional regulator — protein sequence MMNQPDGQGYITVSLPRPLVERIEARIRGTGFASPAAYVEYVLGEVLSDDPNPGDGFSPEDEEALKEKLRALGYLG from the coding sequence ATGATGAACCAGCCGGACGGTCAAGGGTACATTACCGTCTCCTTACCCCGGCCCCTCGTAGAGCGGATCGAGGCCCGCATTCGAGGGACCGGGTTTGCGTCGCCGGCCGCGTACGTTGAGTATGTGTTGGGGGAAGTGCTCTCGGACGATCCCAACCCCGGCGACGGGTTTAGCCCCGAAGACGAGGAGGCGCTCAAAGAGAAGCTCCGCGCCCTCGGATACCTGGGCTGA
- a CDS encoding DegT/DnrJ/EryC1/StrS family aminotransferase, giving the protein MIPHSRPTIEQADIEAVTDVLRSGRLVQGEQVARFEAAVAAALGRRGGVATSSGTSALHLALLALGVGRGDEVIMPSYTCVAVLQAAHYVGATPRLAEIDPDTYSLEPEDVRRRLSRRTRAIIAPHMFGLPADVTALRTFGVPVIEDCAQAFGASVDGRPAGSMGTVAVCSFYATKVLATGEGGMVVADSEVLLNRIRDLRDYDGRYALAVHYNYKMTDFAAALGLSQLRRLPAFLARRRALAARYDACLEGLPLRLPIAPPGRGHIFLRYVIGVDHPSRLARRLGSRGIESKLPVFRPLHHYLRRRGFPTTDAAMQSALSLPIYPSLPDGDVDVIAGAVRAELALLDGDARQSLPHGSGRGVEAVVGA; this is encoded by the coding sequence GTGATCCCGCATTCGCGCCCGACGATTGAGCAGGCCGACATCGAGGCGGTAACCGATGTGCTTCGTTCTGGTCGGTTGGTTCAGGGTGAGCAGGTGGCCCGATTCGAGGCCGCCGTCGCCGCGGCGCTGGGCCGGCGCGGCGGCGTGGCGACGAGCTCGGGGACCAGTGCCCTCCACTTGGCCCTTCTGGCGCTCGGGGTCGGTCGCGGCGACGAGGTGATCATGCCGTCGTACACATGTGTAGCCGTGTTGCAGGCGGCCCACTACGTCGGCGCGACCCCGCGGCTGGCGGAGATCGACCCCGATACCTACAGTCTCGAGCCCGAGGATGTGCGGCGCCGCCTCAGCCGCCGGACACGTGCGATCATCGCGCCGCATATGTTCGGGCTGCCGGCCGATGTCACGGCGTTGCGCACGTTCGGCGTTCCGGTAATCGAGGATTGCGCACAGGCGTTTGGGGCGAGCGTGGATGGGCGGCCGGCGGGAAGCATGGGGACCGTCGCCGTCTGCTCTTTCTATGCGACGAAGGTGCTGGCGACAGGAGAAGGCGGGATGGTGGTCGCCGACTCCGAGGTGCTGCTCAACAGAATCCGCGATCTCCGTGACTACGACGGGCGCTACGCGCTCGCTGTGCACTACAATTACAAGATGACCGATTTCGCGGCCGCGTTGGGTCTGAGCCAGCTCCGGCGCCTTCCGGCGTTTCTCGCGAGGCGGCGCGCCCTCGCCGCCCGCTACGATGCGTGTCTGGAGGGTCTGCCGCTTCGGCTCCCGATCGCTCCGCCGGGGCGCGGGCACATCTTTCTCCGCTACGTCATTGGAGTCGATCACCCGTCTCGCCTCGCCCGGCGATTGGGTTCGCGAGGAATCGAGAGCAAACTGCCCGTGTTTCGGCCGCTCCACCACTACTTACGGAGACGAGGCTTTCCCACGACGGATGCGGCCATGCAATCCGCGCTCTCGCTTCCGATCTATCCGTCCCTGCCCGACGGGGACGTGGACGTGATCGCCGGTGCGGTGCGGGCGGAACTCGCATTGTTGGACGGAGACGCCAGGCAGTCCCTACCGCATGGCAGCGGTCGCGGCGTGGAAGCGGTTGTCGGTGCGTAG